The following coding sequences lie in one bacterium genomic window:
- a CDS encoding penicillin-binding protein codes for MASSGLVLFCFLLLFRLYNLQVLQKEFDPEAYKKQHTANVPIKRPRGNIYDRYGEELAVTIEVKSIYAANPGKVSFAKRHQLAARLAPILDKGLAEIENKLKKNTNVLLARKINPIKAESIRDIKLFHIDENDRTPYLYFDSQNKESYLYFDNEYQRFYPKRKLAAHLLGFVNVDNEGQEGIEGYFDSVLAGPSEYLNMPKDASGKPILIEGKDALPSSQGHSLVLTIDEVIQYAAEVELTAACQQHNAPGGSIIVMDPMTGEVLAMAIYPSFNPNSYSQYEQRRNIAITDPFEPGSTFKAITAAVVLKEGVVDESARVFCPGYIEIGSCRNCRIDCHRKHGELNFREAIEESCNVGVITAALRLNPEEFYTTARNFGFCTQTGIQLPAENSGKLNRPRNWSKTSLPTLAIGQGEISVTPLQLITAISVLANGGKLMRPLMVKKVIDAKGELIKEYSPEAVRQVIPPSLALQVTDILKGVVTQGTGEEAAIEGYSVAGKTGTAQKVDPQTGRYSKDKVISSFVGYLPADDPKIVMLVIIDEPQDIHWGSKVAAPVFKRVVERILPHLRLFPPQIMISNPPPPIIHPRQLKIEEDDTPIMADLTGLTMREVWRLFSPYELEMEFTGSGIAFRQFPLPDSPLYPGTLVSVSFKPPLN; via the coding sequence CGGGCTGGTTCTCTTTTGTTTTCTCCTGCTTTTTCGACTTTATAATCTCCAGGTCTTACAAAAGGAATTCGATCCGGAGGCCTACAAAAAGCAACATACCGCTAATGTGCCGATAAAGCGTCCCCGAGGTAATATATATGACCGTTATGGAGAAGAATTAGCGGTTACTATCGAAGTAAAATCCATCTATGCGGCTAATCCGGGCAAGGTATCTTTCGCTAAGAGACACCAATTAGCGGCTCGGTTAGCCCCCATTCTGGATAAAGGATTGGCCGAAATCGAGAATAAATTGAAAAAAAATACCAATGTCTTGCTTGCCCGGAAGATAAACCCTATTAAGGCAGAATCTATCCGGGATATAAAGTTGTTCCATATTGATGAAAATGACAGAACACCTTATCTTTACTTTGATAGCCAGAATAAAGAATCTTATCTTTACTTTGATAATGAGTACCAAAGGTTTTATCCCAAGAGAAAACTGGCTGCTCACCTGTTAGGGTTTGTTAATGTAGATAACGAGGGCCAGGAAGGGATTGAAGGTTACTTTGATTCTGTTCTGGCCGGCCCTTCCGAATATCTTAACATGCCCAAAGATGCCAGCGGGAAGCCCATTCTTATTGAAGGTAAAGATGCCTTACCTTCCTCACAAGGACACAGTCTTGTTCTTACGATAGATGAGGTAATTCAATATGCCGCCGAAGTAGAACTCACGGCTGCCTGCCAACAGCATAATGCCCCCGGAGGGTCGATAATTGTGATGGACCCTATGACCGGTGAAGTATTGGCTATGGCGATTTATCCCTCTTTTAATCCCAATAGCTACAGCCAGTATGAACAAAGAAGGAATATAGCGATTACCGACCCCTTTGAACCAGGATCAACCTTTAAGGCCATAACGGCTGCTGTGGTTTTAAAAGAAGGGGTGGTGGATGAGAGCGCCAGGGTTTTCTGTCCAGGATATATAGAGATAGGGAGTTGTAGGAATTGTAGAATTGATTGTCATCGTAAGCACGGAGAACTAAATTTCAGGGAGGCCATAGAAGAATCCTGCAATGTAGGGGTGATCACGGCTGCCCTTAGACTAAATCCGGAAGAATTCTACACCACCGCCCGTAATTTTGGTTTTTGCACCCAAACTGGCATTCAGCTTCCGGCTGAAAACAGCGGGAAACTCAACCGCCCTCGAAATTGGTCAAAGACATCGCTCCCTACTCTGGCCATCGGCCAGGGTGAGATATCGGTTACGCCTCTTCAATTAATTACGGCGATTAGTGTCCTGGCTAACGGAGGGAAATTGATGAGGCCCCTCATGGTCAAGAAGGTGATTGATGCTAAGGGAGAATTAATTAAAGAATATTCCCCCGAGGCGGTCCGCCAGGTCATTCCTCCGTCTTTAGCCCTTCAAGTTACTGATATACTTAAAGGTGTAGTAACCCAAGGCACGGGGGAAGAAGCCGCTATTGAAGGATATTCAGTGGCCGGAAAAACAGGCACCGCTCAAAAAGTAGATCCCCAGACAGGAAGATACAGCAAGGATAAAGTTATATCTTCCTTTGTCGGCTACTTACCGGCTGATGATCCCAAAATAGTTATGCTGGTGATAATCGATGAGCCTCAGGATATTCATTGGGGCAGCAAGGTAGCGGCTCCGGTTTTTAAGCGGGTCGTTGAGAGGATACTACCCCACCTACGACTTTTCCCTCCTCAAATTATGATTTCTAATCCCCCACCCCCGATAATTCATCCCAGGCAGCTCAAGATAGAAGAAGATGATACACCTATTATGGCGGATTTAACGGGATTAACTATGCGAGAGGTATGGCGGCTATTTTCACCTTATGAACTGGAGATGGAATTTACCGGCAGCGGGATAGCCTTTCGTCAGTTCCCGCTACCGGATAGTCCCCTCTATCCCGGAACATTGGTCAGCGTCTCCTTTAAGCCGCCGCTTAACTAA
- a CDS encoding DUF502 domain-containing protein, translating to MLFQVKSKLRTYFITGLLTIIPVMVTVYVINLIIKLLNSILSRPFTRLLEYNIPGIEVIVFLAGIGIAIVIIIMAGIFTTNILGQKLIAFIEELLAKVPLISSIYNSVKQLLAAVWQNKTSFSRVVLVEYPKEGIYSVGFVTSESNPLFTQVVSEKELVSVYIPTTPNPTSGMVIIFPKDEVIPLKMTPEEASTFIISGGIVGPKGKNQKQEK from the coding sequence ATGCTCTTTCAAGTTAAAAGCAAGCTAAGGACATATTTTATTACCGGTCTCTTAACCATCATTCCGGTCATGGTGACGGTTTATGTCATCAATCTGATCATCAAGCTCTTAAACTCTATCCTTTCCCGCCCCTTTACCCGTCTATTAGAATATAACATCCCGGGCATTGAAGTGATAGTCTTTTTAGCCGGAATAGGCATAGCTATCGTGATCATTATTATGGCCGGAATTTTTACGACCAATATCCTGGGCCAAAAACTGATTGCCTTTATTGAAGAACTTTTAGCCAAGGTGCCTTTAATCAGCAGTATCTACAATTCGGTCAAACAACTTCTTGCGGCTGTCTGGCAAAATAAGACCTCCTTCTCCCGGGTGGTTCTGGTGGAATATCCCAAGGAAGGGATATACTCGGTAGGGTTCGTTACCTCTGAGTCTAACCCCCTTTTCACCCAGGTAGTAAGTGAAAAAGAGTTGGTTAGTGTCTATATCCCGACCACCCCTAATCCTACCTCAGGGATGGTGATTATCTTCCCAAAAGATGAGGTCATCCCCCTGAAAATGACGCCGGAAGAAGCCTCAACATTTATTATCTCCGGCGGGATAGTAGGACCGAAAGGTAAAAATCAGAAGCAGGAGAAATAG